The following proteins are co-located in the Toxotes jaculatrix isolate fToxJac2 chromosome 9, fToxJac2.pri, whole genome shotgun sequence genome:
- the cbl gene encoding E3 ubiquitin-protein ligase CBL — protein sequence MAGNLKKGGGLIGMMKDAFQPHHHHLHSHHQPGAVDKKTVEKCWKLMDKVVRLCQNPKLALKNSPPYILDLLPDTYQHLRTILSRYEGKMETLGDNEYFRVFMENLTKKTKQTISLFKEGKERMYEENSQPRRNLTKLSLIFSHMLAELKAIFPNGLFQGDNFRITKADAAEFWRRAFGDKTIVPWKVFRQSLHEFHPISSGLEAMALKSTIDLTCNDYISVFEFDIFTRLFQPWSSLLRNWNSLAVTHPGYMAFLTYDEVKARLQKFIHKPGSYIFRLSCTRLGQWAIGYVTADGNILQTIPHNKPLFQALIDGFREGFYLFPDGRTQNPDLTGLCEPSPQDHIKVTQEQYELYCEMGSTFQLCKICAENDKDVKIEPCGHLMCTSCLTAWQESEGQGTGCPFCRCEIKGTEPIVVDPFDPKDSGGGSCRGTFGAEGAPSPSYDDDDDDRLEDPHLMMSKLACTKVERPPSPMSMAPQSSLPPVPPRLDLLPHRPPNPSGASSPGVTTKAASHHKDKPLPLPPALRDLPPPPPPDRPHTAGTAPDGRLPRRPLPCTPGEPPRDKLPPTPPNRPMADWNSRPVPKAPISSSSSSSSSSSQVSSLGGDIRAGVRELSNRHSLPLALPSALDTRSDSQKNNSSLSLDHQLHFATVSSQDYDNPKVKSSASANAIYSLASRPSQVLRPVAGEEARDSDEESDYMIPSSRPVLPPITAAAVGETPPVPRPPQSQPLSALQAQTQATTHNSRMALAELEDGPQMYEAMYNIQARSQQARDSDYSDLPPLAMTNGPRDHTAEGREEEDNGYDFPKPRLPMPPARRTLSELGGSSSSSSSSSSSSSSMAAFSRLSLDSDAGAAAPFSEPVEAPERPPKPLPRRINSERRPSPVPPVPAPPGSGASGGEANPQISSEIDHLMSQGYSYQDIQKALMIAQNNIEMAKDILREFVSIPSTAHILT from the exons ATGGCAGGGAACCTGAAGAAAGGCGGGGGGCTCATCGGAATGATGAAGGATGCCTTCCAGCCACACCATCACCACCTCCACTCCCATCACCAGCCCGGGGCCGTGGACAAAAAGACGGTAGAGAAATGCTGGAAACTGATGGACAAG GTGGTGCGCCTGTGCCAAAACCCCAAATTGGCTCTGAAGAACAGCCCCCCTTACATCCTGGATTTGCTGCCAGACACCTACCAGCACCTGCGCACCATCTTGTCTCGCTATGAGGGCAAAATGGAGACTCTGGGGGACAACGAGTACTTCCGGGTCTTCATGGAGAACCTTACAAAGAAGACCAAGCAGACCATCAGCTTGTTCAAGGAGGGCAAGGAACGCATGTACGAGGAGAACTCGCAACCCCG GCGAAACCTCACCAAGCTGTCGTTGATCTTCAGCCACATGCTGGCTGAGCTGAAGGCCATCTTCCCCAATGGTCTGTTTCAGGGTGACAACTTCCGCATCACCAAGGCAGATGCTGCAGAGTTCTGGAGACGCGCCTTCGGGGACAA GACCATCGTGCCTTGGAAGGTGTTCCGTCAGTCTCTTCATGAGTTTCATCCCATCAGTTCCGGACTGGAGGCCATGGCCCTCAAGTCTACCATAGACCTCACCTGCAACGATTACATCTCTGTCTTTGAGTTTGACATCTTCACCAGGCTATTTCAG CCTTGGTCCTCCCTGCTGCGGAACTGGAACAGCTTAGCAGTTACTCATCCGGGGTACATGGCCTTCCTCACTTACGATGAGGTCAAAGCACGGCTGCAGAAGTTCATTCACAAGCCTGGCAG TTACATCTTCCGCCTGAGTTGTACACGGTTGGGCCAGTGGGCGATCGGCTACGTGACAGCAGATGGAAATATACTCCAGACCATTCCCCACAATAAACCCCTCTTCCAGGCCCTCATAGATGGCTTCAGGGAAGGATT TTATTTATTCCCTGATGGCCGGACCCAAAACCCTGACCTGACAGGACTGTGTGAGCCTTCTCCTCAAGACCACATCAAAGTCACACAG gaGCAATATGAGCTGTACTGTGAGATGGGCTCCACTTTCCAGCTGTGCAAGATTTGCGCCGAGAATGACAAGGACGTGAAGATTGAGCCCTGTGGTCATCTCATGTGCACCTCCTGTCTCACTGCCTGGCAG GAGTCTGAAGGTCAGGGAACAGGGTGTCCCTTCTGTCGCTGTGAGATTAAGGGTACAGAGCCCATTGTCGTGGATCCTTTTGACCCCAAGGACAGCGGCGGGGGCTCCTGCAGGGGCACATTTGGGGCCGAGGGTGCTCCATCGCCCAGTtatgacgacgatgatgatgacagaCTTGAAGACCCCCACCTCATGATGAGCAAACTTGCCTGTACAAAG GTGGAGCGCCCCCCATCACCCATGTCCATGGCTCCTCAGTCCTCTCTTCCCCCTGTGCCGCCCAGATTAGACCTGCTACCGCACAGACCTCCCAACCCCTCTGGCGCTTCCAGCCCTGGGGTCACCACTAAG GCAGCATCTCACCACAAAGACAAGCCTCTACCCCTCCCCCCAGCGCTGAGGgatctcccccctcctcctcctccagacagGCCCCACACAGCTGGGACAGCCCCCGATGGACGGCTGCCGAGGCGACCTTTACCGTGCACTCCTGGGGAGCCCCCTCGGGATAAGCTCCCTCCTACACCTCCAAACCGCCCCATGGCTGACTGGAACTCCAGGCCTGTTCCCAAGGCCcccatttcctcttcctcatcctcatcttcgTCGTCCTCCCAAGTGTCCAGTCTGGGAGGGGACATTCGAGCAGGTGTTAGGGAACTCTCCAACCGACACTCCCTCCCCTTGGCACTGCCCTCCGCTCTGGACACCCGCTCAGACTCACAGAAGAACAACAGCTCCCTCAGTCTTGATCACCAGCTG CATTTTGCCACAGTATCTAGTCAAGATTATGACAACCCCAAAGTCAAGTCCTCAGCCTCAGCCAATGCCATCTATTCACTGGCAAGCAG ACCGTCTCAGGTCCTGAGGCCAGTGGCAGGAGAGGAGGCACGTGACAGTGATGAGGAGTCGGACTACATGATCCCCTCCTCTCGCCCTGTCCTTCCCcccatcacagcagcagcagtaggggAGACCCCACCAGTCCCGAGACCCCCACAATCTCAGCCTCTGTCAGCACTTCAGGCACAGACCCAAGCCACCACTCACAACTCAAG GATGGCACTGGCTGAATTAGAGGATGGACCTCAAATGTATGAAGCTATGTACAACATCCAGGCCAGGTCGCAACAAGCCAGAGATTCAG ACTATTCAGACTTGCCCCCTCTGGCGATGACAAATGGTCCCAGAGACCACACAGCCGAgggcagggaagaagaagataaTGGCTATGACTTCCCAAAGCCTCGGCTGCCGATGCCCCCCGCCCGACGGACCCTTTCAGAGCTGGGGGGgtcgtcttcctcctcttcatcctcctcctcaagCTCATCCTCCATGGCTGCTTTCAGCCGCCTGTCTTTAGATTCAGACGCTGGAGCTGCAGCAC CCTTCTCAGAGCCGGTGGAAGCACCAGAGAGACCTCCAAAGCCCCTGCCCAGACGAATCAACTCAGAGCGTCGACCCAGTCCTGTCCCACCCGTCCCTGCTCCGCCTGGTAGTGGGGCATCAGGAGGAGAGGCCAACCCTCAAATCAGTAGCGAGATAGATCACCTCATGAGTCAGGGATACTCTTACCAGGACATTCAGAAAGCACTGATGATTGCACAGAACAATATCGAAATGGCCAAGGATATCCTGCGCGAGTTTGTCTCCATTCCCTCCACCGCTCATATTCTTACATAG